The following proteins come from a genomic window of Flavobacteriaceae bacterium MAR_2010_188:
- a CDS encoding Methyltransferase domain-containing protein translates to MSYLDTTHDVYKEAALTPDVGLCCTTNPIWELPGLKIPKIMQEMNYGCGSTVHARDLTNEPKMLYVGVGGGMELLQFAYFNRNKSGVVGIDVVDEMLEASRKNFKEAEEMNPWFKSEFVDLKKGDALNLPVEDNSIDVAAQNCLFNIFKAEDLKRAISEMYRVLKPHGKLVMSDPTCEQPMNETLRNDERLRALCLSGSLPINEYVKMLTDAGFGTIEIRARKPYRILDSKHYPTDERIYIESIEVAAIKDPMPADGPCIFTGKAAIYYGTETFFDDKKGHTLLKNQPLAVCDKTAGALESLNRDDIFISESTYHYDGGGCC, encoded by the coding sequence ATGAGTTATTTAGATACCACCCACGATGTTTATAAAGAAGCGGCTCTTACCCCAGATGTTGGGCTTTGTTGTACAACCAATCCTATTTGGGAACTTCCAGGTTTAAAAATCCCTAAAATAATGCAAGAGATGAATTACGGTTGCGGAAGCACCGTACATGCAAGAGACCTTACCAATGAACCAAAGATGCTGTACGTTGGTGTTGGTGGTGGAATGGAATTGCTTCAATTTGCATATTTCAACAGAAATAAAAGTGGCGTTGTTGGTATCGACGTGGTTGATGAAATGCTCGAAGCTTCTAGAAAAAATTTCAAGGAAGCCGAAGAAATGAATCCATGGTTTAAGAGCGAGTTTGTAGATCTTAAAAAAGGTGACGCTTTAAATCTTCCGGTTGAGGATAATAGTATCGACGTTGCTGCCCAAAACTGTTTATTCAACATTTTTAAGGCTGAAGATTTAAAAAGGGCGATTTCAGAAATGTATCGCGTTTTAAAACCTCACGGAAAATTGGTGATGAGCGATCCAACCTGCGAACAACCAATGAATGAAACGTTGAGAAATGATGAAAGGTTACGGGCGCTTTGCTTAAGCGGAAGCTTACCGATTAATGAGTACGTTAAGATGTTGACCGATGCAGGTTTCGGAACGATAGAAATCAGAGCAAGAAAACCATATAGAATCCTAGATTCTAAACACTATCCTACCGACGAAAGGATTTATATAGAATCCATTGAAGTCGCGGCAATAAAAGACCCGATGCCAGCCGATGGCCCTTGTATTTTCACGGGTAAAGCTGCCATTTACTATGGAACAGAAACCTTTTTTGACGATAAGAAAGGTCATACTTTATTAAAAAATCAACCTTTAGCGGTATGTGATAAAACCGCAGGGGCCTTAGAATCGTTAAATAGGGACGATATTTTTATCAGTGAATCCACTTACCATTACGATGGTGGCGGATGCTGCTAA